Genomic DNA from Desulfuromonas versatilis:
GCCCGGCCATGGCCATGGCCACGTCGAGCCCGCCGGCGCCGATGGCCAGCATCGACACCCCGGCCGCGCCGGGGGTATGGCTGTCGGCGCCGAGCATGGTCAACCCGGGCCGGCCGAAACGCTCCATGTGCACCTGGTGCGAGACACCGTTGCCCGGCAGACTGAAATGGATGCCGTAACGGGCGCAGGCGCTCTGCAGGTAGCGGTGGTCGTCGGCGTTCTTGTTGTCGGTCTCCAGCAGGTTGTGGTCGACGTACTGGGCGCTCAGCAGGGTCTTCACGCCCTCGAGGCCGAGGGCCTCGAATTCGAGCATGGCCATCGTGCCGGTGGCGTCCTGCAGCAGGGTGTGGTCGATTTTTATGCCGATCTCCTCGCCGGGGATGAGCTTGCCTTCGACGAGATGGGCCTCGAGAATTTTCCGGGTAAGATTTCTGGGCATGACGTCCCCCTTTTCTTGATCTTCTTACCCTTGAATTTTATCAGAAAAAAGCGGGAGAAGTCCCTTGGGCAGGGCCCTCGCCGGCTGCCGCCGACGAGAAAGGCGGGCGGGAAAAGCAGGGGGCGGGCAGCCTTTCTGACTGCTTGCCCCCCGCGAAACTCAGTAACGGAAGGGAAATCCCGGCCGTTTGAGAAGTTCCTTCCATTTCTGCCAGGCGGGAGGCAGCAGCAGGCTCTTGAAACCTGCTCCTGCGCATTCGGTGGTCATGGAGGCCCCGGTGTCCATCCCCACGGCCCGGGTTTCCAGGGGTGCGGCGTCGATATCCTGCACGATGGGCGAAAAATGGCCCGGAACATCCTCCAGGCTGGAAGCCGAAGCGTCCCCAGGCATCCCCAGGGAACAGCCGGCCATGTCGCCCTGGGAGTCGAGGCTGAGCAGCCAGACGTTGAAGCCGTGGCGGATGTCGCTTTCGGCCACCCCGAAGGTTTCCGTGTCGCCGGCGGCCAACAGGCCGCCGGATGTGGCCAGAACCGAGGAGAAGGTATCGGTACGCTCCCCGCCGTAGGTTCTCTGCCAGAGGAGGTTCCCCTCGCCGTCGAGCTTCACCAGCCAGCCATCGAACTCCATTCGGCCGGCGAGCACATAGCCGTCTCCACTCGAGGCGGCCGCGGCGAAACTCTCCCGCTTTTCGCTGCCGATGGTTTTCTGCCAGAGCACGTTGCCGGCCAAATCGAGCATCACCGCCCAGCCGTCTTCATTGAAATCCGCTGCCGAACTGCGTCCGCCGATAAGCAGATAGCCGTCTTCGCTCGGCACTACCGCGCCGAGCGACTCGCCGTCGGCTTCGTTGCCCAGCACCATCTGCCACTGGAGATTGCCGGCCGGATCGAGTTTGGCCACCCAGCCGTCGGAGGACAGTCCCAAGGGGAAAAGGGCGCGGGTGCTGCCGACGACGATAAACCCGTCGGGCACGCTGCGAATCTCCCGAATACCGGTGGCGCCGTCATCCCGGCCATAGGTCTTTTGCCACTGGATGCTGCCGTCGCCAGCCAGCCTGACCACCCAGGCATCGCGAAAGCCCTCGCGGAATGAGTCGGTCTCGCCGGCCAGCACGACTCCGTCGAGGGTGTTGCTGACGGAGGTGAACAAATCGCGGCCACCTCCCCCGAATGCTTGCTGCCAGACAGGCTGGCCATCATGACCGAAGGCGACAACCCAGCCGTCCAGCCGCCGCTCGGGAAAATAAAAGGTCGATCCGGCGGCCACCGCCCCGTGGGAAGTTGGCTGCACGGAAAGAAACGCGTCACTCCAGGCGCCGATAAAACTCTTCTGCCAGAGCATCCGGCCGTGCCCGTCGAGCCTGGTCAGCCAGGCCTTGTCAAAGAGGAAATCCCCATCGAT
This window encodes:
- a CDS encoding PQQ-like beta-propeller repeat protein, producing the protein MRGFVSWMGAMAGALVVFHALGCWAAEPGLAAGQVHTYGAPMDERVFDMRSIGAAHLLAGTAQRIDGDFLFDKAWLTRLDGHGRMLWQKSFIGAWSDAFLSVQPTSHGAVAAGSTFYFPERRLDGWVVAFGHDGQPVWQQAFGGGGRDLFTSVSNTLDGVVLAGETDSFREGFRDAWVVRLAGDGSIQWQKTYGRDDGATGIREIRSVPDGFIVVGSTRALFPLGLSSDGWVAKLDPAGNLQWQMVLGNEADGESLGAVVPSEDGYLLIGGRSSAADFNEDGWAVMLDLAGNVLWQKTIGSEKRESFAAAASSGDGYVLAGRMEFDGWLVKLDGEGNLLWQRTYGGERTDTFSSVLATSGGLLAAGDTETFGVAESDIRHGFNVWLLSLDSQGDMAGCSLGMPGDASASSLEDVPGHFSPIVQDIDAAPLETRAVGMDTGASMTTECAGAGFKSLLLPPAWQKWKELLKRPGFPFRY